From a region of the Salinispira pacifica genome:
- the proB gene encoding glutamate 5-kinase: MSDDQYQHTISREQLGKARRIVIKIGTQTISDPRGSGIDKDYIHELSRQCEALHSQGRQILIVSSGAIGMGAHSLGLQQRSQDMAMKQACASIGQPLLMQTYRDAFSQRGMAVAQILVTRDQFNRRDSFNNLKRSVEKLLQLGVIPVINENDSISTEEIGRAFGDNDQLSAYVASKIDAELLIILSDIDGLYDANPRENPDARKLSYIPRLENHHREAAGGRGSGFSTGGMRTKLKAVDIARDAGCRVVLAQGREEDAVTRICAGENLGSLFESAVPMKQRRRWIKHAEASGRIVVDNGALEAMREHRSLLPRGIISVEGVFQRGDVVLVNDRIKLVTAFDSGELEKIIGRHSAEIPGILGQGHPDVIARPEDMVILEERLLP; this comes from the coding sequence ATGAGCGATGATCAGTATCAGCACACAATAAGCAGAGAGCAGCTCGGGAAAGCACGACGCATAGTCATCAAGATCGGTACCCAGACCATCAGTGATCCCCGGGGCAGCGGCATAGACAAGGATTACATCCATGAACTGAGCCGCCAGTGCGAAGCGCTCCATTCACAGGGGCGGCAAATTCTGATCGTAAGCTCCGGCGCAATCGGAATGGGCGCCCACAGTCTCGGCTTGCAGCAGCGAAGTCAGGATATGGCCATGAAACAGGCCTGCGCCTCCATCGGCCAGCCCCTGCTCATGCAGACCTATCGGGATGCATTTTCACAGCGGGGAATGGCCGTCGCCCAGATACTGGTAACCAGAGATCAGTTCAACCGCAGGGACAGTTTCAATAATCTCAAACGCTCGGTGGAAAAACTTCTGCAGCTGGGGGTAATCCCCGTGATCAACGAGAATGACAGCATCAGCACTGAGGAGATCGGCCGGGCATTCGGTGACAACGACCAGCTCTCGGCCTATGTTGCGAGCAAGATCGATGCCGAGCTGCTGATTATTCTCAGTGATATTGACGGTCTCTACGACGCCAATCCCAGAGAAAATCCCGACGCCCGGAAACTCAGCTATATTCCCCGGCTGGAGAATCATCACCGTGAAGCAGCAGGCGGCAGAGGAAGCGGATTTTCCACCGGGGGAATGCGCACCAAGCTGAAGGCTGTGGATATTGCCAGGGACGCCGGCTGCCGGGTAGTACTCGCCCAGGGCAGGGAAGAAGATGCGGTTACCCGGATCTGTGCCGGTGAAAATCTGGGAAGCCTGTTTGAATCCGCAGTTCCCATGAAACAGCGCAGGCGCTGGATTAAACATGCTGAGGCCTCAGGCCGCATAGTGGTGGACAATGGAGCTCTGGAAGCCATGCGGGAACACCGCAGCCTGCTTCCCCGGGGCATCATCTCCGTGGAAGGGGTGTTTCAGCGGGGCGATGTGGTGCTGGTGAACGACCGGATAAAACTTGTAACCGCATTCGACAGCGGGGAACTGGAGAAAATTATCGGAAGACACAGTGCAGAGATCCCGGGAATTCTCGGCCAGGGTCATCCGGATGTGATCGCCCGGCCTGAGGACATGGTTATTCTTGAGGAACGGCTCCTTCCCTGA
- a CDS encoding RnfABCDGE type electron transport complex subunit G, with the protein MSSAAKKAKKIESSFVNMVVVLLLIALISAGILAATYEYTKEDIAGHQLAKQIAAIDAVLPEYDNNILEDQRQIDGMSVFPAYSGGSLVGVAVLGFSDRAFSGEMEVMAGFSPDGTLLNATAVRHAETPGLGSKVNDERFASQFTSIDMTAADLSGDGNNSGGLAVRKDGGEIDSITAATISSRAYCHAVNTAWNSARQFFGGRE; encoded by the coding sequence ATGAGCAGTGCAGCAAAGAAAGCAAAAAAGATTGAATCAAGCTTCGTGAATATGGTGGTCGTTCTTCTGCTTATTGCCCTGATTTCCGCAGGAATTCTGGCGGCCACATATGAATACACCAAGGAAGATATCGCCGGGCATCAGCTTGCCAAGCAGATCGCTGCCATCGATGCGGTGCTCCCGGAATACGACAACAATATTCTGGAAGATCAGCGGCAGATTGACGGCATGAGCGTGTTTCCCGCCTACAGCGGGGGCAGCCTGGTGGGGGTAGCGGTGCTGGGATTCAGCGACCGGGCGTTCAGCGGCGAGATGGAGGTGATGGCCGGCTTTTCTCCGGACGGTACCCTGCTGAATGCCACAGCGGTCCGTCATGCCGAGACCCCCGGTCTTGGGTCCAAGGTAAACGACGAGCGTTTTGCCTCCCAGTTCACATCCATCGATATGACCGCAGCTGATCTGTCCGGGGACGGCAATAATTCCGGAGGGCTGGCGGTCCGTAAAGACGGGGGTGAAATTGATTCCATCACCGCCGCCACCATCAGTTCCCGGGCGTACTGCCATGCGGTAAATACCGCCTGGAATTCTGCGCGGCAATTTTTCGGAGGCAGAGAATGA
- the rsxC gene encoding electron transport complex subunit RsxC translates to MTQLKTFPMGGIHPPEEKLTSDMPVQPLPLPKEVTVLLGQHLGKPAAALVKPGDEVKAGTLIAKADGFISANVHSPVSGKVKRITTAYDVSGFPRDAVIIAVNGDEWEEEIQVESDPLSTLPDDLGDINTKLLDRGVVGLGGATFPSNVKYSIPPGKHADTLIINAVECEPYLTSDHRIMLEYADEILLGVEILRRNLGVDRVFIGIENNKPDAVEHMEERRSALGLNFTIQPLKVKYPQGAEKQLIKAVTRREVPSGTLPIEVGCVVNNVATARAAYDAVIRNKPLVERVVTVTGRGVRNPGNYLVRIGTPLRELIEAAGGFSDDAAKVILGGPMMGKAAQRLDIPVVKGTGGVLVLTGQEAARKPVETCIRCGRCVKVCPMGLEPYLLQQLTELKRYDDADRRRITDCVECGSCSYTCPSNRPLLDYIRLGKATVIAAKRRAK, encoded by the coding sequence ATGACACAGCTCAAGACCTTTCCCATGGGAGGAATTCATCCCCCGGAGGAAAAGCTTACCTCAGATATGCCGGTGCAGCCTCTTCCCCTGCCCAAAGAGGTCACAGTACTTCTGGGGCAGCATCTGGGTAAACCCGCGGCAGCCCTGGTCAAACCGGGAGATGAGGTGAAAGCAGGCACCCTCATCGCCAAAGCCGACGGATTTATTTCCGCCAACGTTCATTCCCCTGTTTCAGGTAAAGTGAAGCGGATCACCACCGCCTACGATGTCTCCGGCTTTCCCAGGGATGCGGTGATTATCGCTGTAAACGGAGACGAGTGGGAAGAAGAAATCCAGGTTGAGTCCGATCCTTTGTCCACGCTTCCCGATGATCTGGGAGATATTAACACCAAGCTTCTGGACCGGGGTGTGGTGGGTCTGGGGGGGGCAACCTTCCCCTCCAATGTGAAGTACAGCATTCCCCCGGGAAAACATGCTGACACCTTGATCATCAATGCCGTGGAGTGCGAGCCCTATCTCACCTCGGATCACCGCATTATGCTAGAATACGCCGATGAAATTCTTCTGGGGGTTGAAATTCTCCGGAGGAATCTTGGGGTGGACCGGGTGTTTATCGGAATTGAAAACAACAAACCCGATGCCGTGGAGCATATGGAAGAACGGCGCAGTGCGCTGGGCCTGAATTTCACCATCCAGCCGCTGAAGGTGAAGTATCCCCAGGGAGCTGAAAAACAGCTGATCAAGGCGGTGACCCGCCGTGAAGTTCCCTCGGGAACCCTGCCCATTGAGGTCGGCTGTGTGGTGAACAATGTTGCAACCGCCCGGGCGGCCTATGACGCGGTAATCCGGAATAAACCCCTGGTTGAACGGGTGGTGACGGTAACCGGACGGGGAGTGCGCAATCCCGGCAACTACCTGGTACGCATCGGCACCCCATTACGTGAACTCATTGAAGCCGCAGGAGGTTTCAGCGACGATGCAGCCAAGGTGATCCTGGGAGGACCCATGATGGGCAAGGCCGCCCAGCGCCTGGATATTCCCGTGGTGAAGGGTACCGGCGGGGTGCTTGTGCTCACCGGCCAGGAAGCCGCCAGGAAACCGGTGGAGACCTGTATCCGCTGCGGGCGCTGTGTGAAGGTATGCCCCATGGGACTTGAACCCTATCTGCTGCAGCAGCTTACCGAGCTGAAAAGATACGATGACGCTGACCGCAGACGTATTACCGATTGTGTGGAATGCGGAAGCTGCAGCTACACCTGTCCCTCAAACCGGCCCCTGCTGGATTACATCCGCCTGGGAAAAGCAACAGTGATCGCCGCAAAACGCAGGGCGAAATAA
- a CDS encoding RnfABCDGE type electron transport complex subunit B, producing the protein MTVVYSLVSLGGIAALFAVLLFIVARRFHVNEDPRVKEVEELLPGINCGACGFPGCSAMAEALVKGAEAGDISHLSCPPGGPSTMEEIGEYFGLSTGEFAQKVAVLRCGGDCDAAPRKSSYQGPSSCSIEHMLHSGESGCPFGCLGQGDCEVVCEFDALHMNPETGLPEVDAEKCTACNACVEACPRNLFELRPVGRRERRVWVNCQSQEKGALAKKHCSNACIGCGICVKTCPEKIQAISMENNLAYIDPQKCIMCGKCIPVCPTGAIQATFEVKQKKAPAQEAKS; encoded by the coding sequence ATGACAGTTGTTTACTCTCTGGTTAGTCTCGGCGGAATAGCTGCGCTGTTTGCTGTTCTGCTGTTTATAGTCGCCCGGCGATTCCATGTGAATGAAGATCCCCGGGTGAAGGAAGTGGAAGAGCTGCTGCCCGGAATCAACTGCGGAGCCTGCGGTTTTCCAGGATGCAGTGCCATGGCGGAAGCTCTGGTAAAGGGCGCGGAAGCGGGAGATATCTCCCATCTGAGCTGTCCTCCCGGCGGTCCCAGCACCATGGAAGAGATCGGTGAATATTTCGGTCTCAGCACAGGGGAATTCGCACAGAAAGTGGCTGTCCTTCGCTGCGGAGGAGACTGCGATGCGGCTCCCCGGAAAAGCAGTTATCAGGGTCCTTCAAGCTGCAGCATTGAACATATGCTTCACTCCGGTGAATCCGGATGCCCCTTCGGTTGTCTGGGACAGGGTGACTGTGAGGTGGTGTGCGAATTTGATGCTCTTCATATGAACCCGGAAACCGGTCTGCCCGAAGTGGATGCGGAAAAATGTACCGCCTGCAACGCCTGCGTTGAGGCCTGTCCCCGAAATCTCTTTGAACTCAGACCCGTGGGCCGCCGTGAACGCCGTGTATGGGTGAACTGTCAGAGTCAGGAAAAAGGTGCGCTTGCCAAAAAACACTGCAGCAATGCCTGTATCGGCTGCGGAATCTGCGTAAAAACCTGCCCGGAAAAAATCCAGGCCATCAGCATGGAAAACAACCTTGCATATATAGATCCCCAGAAATGCATCATGTGCGGAAAATGCATCCCCGTATGTCCCACAGGAGCCATTCAGGCCACCTTTGAGGTGAAGCAGAAAAAAGCTCCGGCACAGGAGGCGAAATCATGA
- a CDS encoding universal stress protein, with amino-acid sequence MRKIVSCIDFSPLTEKVMAETRKLAKTCPVQVMLIYVTGDRPSQPSSVVHNKGNEEEGIQRRKDIRKLMNLKEDLEADDIPCEISTPSGPVSQAIAREASEFGADYILMGSHGNGAMYHLVVGSVAEGVLKATGKPVILVPSDPEHGDEQ; translated from the coding sequence ATGAGAAAGATCGTAAGCTGTATTGATTTCTCACCTTTAACGGAGAAGGTAATGGCCGAAACCCGGAAACTGGCTAAAACCTGTCCGGTTCAGGTCATGCTGATATACGTTACCGGAGACAGACCCAGCCAGCCAAGTTCTGTGGTTCACAACAAGGGCAACGAAGAGGAAGGTATTCAGCGCCGGAAGGATATCCGGAAGCTGATGAATCTGAAAGAGGATCTGGAAGCTGATGATATTCCCTGTGAGATTTCCACTCCCAGCGGTCCCGTTTCCCAGGCCATCGCCAGGGAGGCTTCGGAATTCGGAGCTGATTATATTCTTATGGGAAGCCACGGAAACGGCGCCATGTACCATCTGGTTGTGGGTTCGGTGGCCGAAGGGGTACTGAAGGCAACCGGCAAACCGGTAATTCTTGTCCCCTCAGATCCGGAACACGGGGATGAACAATAA
- a CDS encoding glutamate-5-semialdehyde dehydrogenase has product MIFPRNQTINIFAAAAREYRIFPGCPRTEPMNTRQIAEQAEQASKLSAALPSETKNRALREISAALKAAREEIFRANRRDLERSEAEGLAPPLLKRLKFQEEKLDETLKGLDALVDIPDPVGEVLASRELAPGLELHKLRCPIGVIAMIFESRPDAAVQIASLGLKSGNAVLLKGGSEARETLEVLNRVMHDAAVSAGLPRGWLGQLTSREDVTQLLDMDELVDLIIPRGSNEFVRHIMDNSSIPVMGHADGICHVYVDAQADPRMAESVCVDSKTQYVAVCNAMETLLIHKDAARRMLPDICRALQEKNVELRGCSAARELVPEMKEAVEEDWSSEYLDYILSIKIVDSLEQAVEHINAYGSGHTDSIITGDSAAALQFMNSVDTASALWNCSTRFADGFRYGLGAEVGISTNKIHARGPVGMEGLTIYQWRLFGQGQIVEDFASGKSSFTHKPLSTERYGFSQNER; this is encoded by the coding sequence GTGATATTTCCCCGGAACCAAACCATAAATATATTCGCCGCCGCAGCCCGGGAATACCGGATTTTCCCAGGCTGCCCCAGGACAGAACCGATGAACACCAGACAGATTGCCGAACAGGCTGAACAGGCTTCAAAACTCAGTGCAGCCCTCCCTTCAGAGACCAAAAACCGCGCCCTGAGAGAAATATCAGCTGCATTGAAAGCCGCCCGTGAAGAGATATTCCGGGCCAACCGCAGGGATCTGGAACGAAGCGAGGCTGAAGGATTGGCGCCGCCCCTTCTGAAACGGCTGAAGTTCCAGGAGGAAAAACTGGATGAGACCCTCAAGGGGCTGGACGCACTTGTGGATATTCCAGACCCGGTGGGGGAAGTGCTGGCCAGCAGGGAGCTTGCTCCCGGACTGGAACTTCATAAACTGCGCTGTCCCATCGGCGTCATAGCCATGATTTTCGAATCCCGACCCGATGCCGCCGTGCAGATTGCATCTCTGGGACTGAAAAGCGGAAATGCAGTTCTGCTGAAAGGCGGTTCCGAGGCCCGGGAGACCCTGGAGGTTCTCAACAGAGTGATGCACGATGCGGCGGTTTCTGCAGGTCTGCCCAGGGGCTGGCTGGGCCAGCTGACAAGCCGGGAAGATGTGACTCAACTGCTGGATATGGATGAGCTGGTGGACTTGATAATTCCCAGAGGATCCAATGAGTTTGTGCGCCACATTATGGATAACAGCTCAATTCCGGTGATGGGACATGCGGACGGAATCTGTCATGTGTACGTGGACGCTCAGGCGGATCCCCGGATGGCCGAGTCGGTGTGCGTTGACTCCAAGACACAGTACGTGGCTGTGTGCAATGCCATGGAAACGCTGCTGATCCACAAGGATGCAGCCCGGCGAATGCTGCCGGATATCTGCCGGGCATTGCAGGAAAAAAACGTTGAACTGCGGGGCTGCAGCGCTGCCCGGGAACTGGTTCCGGAAATGAAGGAAGCCGTGGAAGAGGACTGGAGCAGCGAATACCTTGACTACATCCTATCGATCAAAATTGTTGATTCCCTGGAACAGGCGGTTGAACACATCAACGCATACGGTTCGGGTCACACCGACAGCATCATCACCGGCGACTCCGCAGCTGCGCTTCAGTTTATGAATTCCGTTGATACTGCCAGCGCCCTCTGGAACTGTTCCACCCGATTCGCCGACGGCTTCCGCTACGGTCTGGGGGCTGAGGTGGGTATCAGCACCAATAAAATTCACGCCAGAGGACCGGTGGGCATGGAAGGGCTGACCATCTATCAGTGGCGGCTGTTCGGCCAGGGACAAATTGTGGAGGATTTCGCCTCCGGAAAATCCTCATTCACCCACAAACCTCTGAGCACGGAACGCTACGGATTCTCTCAAAATGAGCGATGA
- a CDS encoding RnfABCDGE type electron transport complex subunit D, with amino-acid sequence MSNMQNNLTVSLSPHVQDRDSVSNVMWTVNLALLPALLVSVLNFGIRVLAVNAAAVLAAVLTEYLVSRFMLKREPRISDGSAVLTGLLLAFNVPAGIPFWQVITGAVFAIGVAKMAFGGLGHNPFNPALAGRAFMLVSFPADMSRWPAVASGVLSWNVDAASSATPLARLAESGTADLPGYLDLFLGRMSGSMGEISALAILVGGIYLLWKKVISPEIPLLFLGTLALFTGIFWLIDPSMYADPLFHLLSGGAMLGAWFMATDMVTSPMTFKGRAVYAVSIGLLTGIIRLFGSYPEGVSYAILIMNAFTPIIDKYIVPRRFGINKPAVLPQAPREPAGGEK; translated from the coding sequence ATGAGCAATATGCAGAATAATCTCACAGTTTCCCTCTCCCCCCACGTCCAGGACAGGGATTCGGTATCCAATGTAATGTGGACGGTGAATCTTGCGCTGCTGCCGGCTCTGCTGGTGAGCGTGCTGAACTTCGGCATCAGAGTGCTGGCTGTGAATGCCGCGGCGGTTCTGGCGGCGGTTCTTACCGAGTATCTGGTAAGCCGCTTCATGCTGAAACGGGAGCCCAGGATTTCCGACGGCTCGGCGGTTCTCACCGGCCTGCTCCTGGCGTTCAACGTACCTGCGGGAATTCCCTTCTGGCAGGTGATTACCGGGGCGGTATTTGCCATCGGCGTGGCCAAGATGGCCTTCGGCGGTCTGGGCCACAACCCCTTTAACCCGGCTCTGGCCGGACGGGCGTTTATGCTGGTTTCCTTTCCCGCCGACATGTCCAGGTGGCCGGCGGTGGCATCCGGAGTGTTATCCTGGAATGTGGATGCGGCGTCCAGTGCCACACCCCTTGCCCGTCTTGCAGAAAGCGGAACCGCCGACCTTCCCGGATATCTCGATCTGTTTCTGGGCCGGATGAGCGGCTCCATGGGTGAGATTTCCGCCCTGGCCATTCTTGTGGGGGGGATCTATCTCCTCTGGAAGAAGGTGATCAGTCCGGAAATCCCTCTCCTTTTTCTGGGGACACTGGCACTGTTCACCGGAATTTTCTGGCTGATTGATCCATCCATGTATGCGGATCCCCTCTTTCACCTGCTCAGCGGCGGAGCCATGCTCGGCGCCTGGTTTATGGCTACGGATATGGTGACCAGCCCCATGACTTTCAAGGGAAGGGCCGTGTATGCGGTGAGCATCGGACTTCTCACGGGAATTATCCGTCTTTTCGGATCCTATCCCGAGGGGGTGAGCTATGCGATTCTCATCATGAATGCTTTTACCCCCATCATCGATAAATACATCGTGCCCCGGCGGTTCGGCATCAATAAACCCGCCGTGCTTCCCCAGGCTCCCCGGGAGCCCGCAGGAGGTGAAAAATGA
- a CDS encoding iron-containing alcohol dehydrogenase, giving the protein MYVGNRGTAHLVQVLEQWRIGKPLILSSQKAWDMIPFKQVLSNSKIRTQNYRLYSGFTYPVTNVEIEAAMKYYMERDFDSIICLGREGAIDLGKMLRHYLFDADDDEIYLFESFLHPDAEDDIITSQIKAFRNRVSRRPKIIAVSSGFGSGAAVSSRSYYLRGRKMCELVDEQMVPELACFDPFFSSLQSPSQIAGEGFDSISHAVEGMWSAKADDQSIALSRKSLGRLINALPEAVEGSNDALLEIADSSIQAAKSLDGSGLTGPHALTFYLTSLFRVPHGMGLAVLLPAFIEYNYSLDDDDCQHPRGAAWVRKNILDISHVIGEDTPREAGARLMSLRKRFGLPGTLHDLGISTRDDIHRLIDVGFNPRQARNNPRRLQSESLKRMLYGLR; this is encoded by the coding sequence GTGTATGTGGGCAATCGGGGAACCGCGCATTTGGTTCAGGTTCTTGAGCAATGGCGAATCGGCAAACCGCTGATTCTATCGTCCCAGAAGGCCTGGGACATGATTCCGTTCAAACAGGTCCTTTCCAACAGTAAAATTCGAACGCAGAATTACCGTCTCTACTCTGGATTTACCTATCCGGTGACAAATGTGGAAATTGAAGCCGCCATGAAATACTACATGGAGAGGGATTTCGATTCCATTATCTGTCTGGGGAGGGAAGGGGCCATAGATCTGGGGAAGATGCTCAGGCATTATCTATTTGATGCCGACGACGACGAAATATATCTTTTTGAATCCTTCCTTCATCCTGATGCGGAGGATGATATTATCACATCCCAAATCAAAGCCTTCCGGAACAGAGTTTCACGGCGGCCGAAAATTATCGCGGTTTCCAGCGGATTCGGCAGCGGTGCGGCGGTGAGCAGCCGGTCGTACTATCTGCGGGGAAGGAAGATGTGCGAATTGGTGGATGAGCAGATGGTTCCCGAACTGGCCTGCTTCGATCCATTCTTCAGCAGCCTCCAAAGCCCGTCTCAAATAGCCGGTGAAGGATTTGACAGCATTTCCCACGCCGTGGAAGGGATGTGGAGCGCCAAAGCCGATGACCAAAGCATCGCCCTGAGCAGAAAATCTCTGGGGCGGCTTATTAATGCTCTGCCGGAAGCCGTTGAGGGAAGCAATGATGCATTGCTGGAAATTGCAGACAGCTCAATCCAGGCTGCAAAAAGTCTGGACGGTTCGGGACTTACCGGGCCCCATGCGCTGACCTTTTACCTTACCAGTTTATTCCGGGTTCCCCATGGAATGGGGCTGGCAGTGCTTCTGCCGGCGTTTATTGAGTACAACTATTCCCTGGATGACGATGACTGTCAGCATCCCCGGGGAGCCGCCTGGGTGAGAAAGAATATTCTGGATATCAGTCACGTTATCGGGGAAGATACCCCCAGGGAAGCAGGCGCCCGGCTTATGTCTTTGCGAAAACGCTTCGGGTTGCCCGGAACTCTTCACGACCTGGGAATAAGCACCAGGGACGATATTCACCGGCTCATCGATGTCGGGTTCAATCCCCGCCAGGCCCGGAACAACCCCAGAAGGCTGCAGAGCGAATCTCTGAAACGGATGCTTTACGGTCTGCGATAA
- the rsxE gene encoding electron transport complex subunit RsxE has product MSIAKTFSKGFFRENPVFVLLLGMCPTLGVTNSAVNGLAMGLATTTVLLGSNMVIAAVKNMIPEKVRIPAYIVVIASFVTVIDLMMAAKLPSLHEQLGLFIPLIVVNCIILGRAESFASKNNVLYSFVDGLGMGLGFAMALTMLGAVREILGSGSLFGFSFVAEEATTMLLFIMPPGAFIALGFIIAAVNAVKNLPRRAGSGSPKAGESKPADETKGTADPASAGQPASAGGNAS; this is encoded by the coding sequence ATGAGCATAGCAAAGACATTTTCCAAAGGCTTTTTCCGGGAGAACCCGGTATTCGTACTGCTGTTGGGCATGTGTCCCACACTGGGGGTGACCAATTCGGCGGTTAACGGCCTGGCCATGGGCCTTGCCACCACCACCGTGCTGCTGGGCTCCAATATGGTGATCGCAGCGGTGAAAAACATGATACCCGAAAAGGTGCGGATACCCGCATACATCGTGGTGATCGCAAGCTTTGTAACAGTTATCGACCTGATGATGGCTGCCAAGCTTCCCTCACTGCACGAACAGCTGGGCCTCTTTATCCCCCTGATTGTTGTAAACTGCATCATCCTGGGCCGGGCGGAAAGCTTCGCATCCAAGAACAATGTGCTCTACTCCTTTGTAGACGGGTTGGGAATGGGGCTGGGTTTTGCCATGGCCCTCACCATGCTGGGTGCAGTGCGTGAAATTCTGGGAAGCGGTTCGCTTTTCGGCTTCAGCTTCGTGGCAGAAGAAGCCACCACCATGCTGCTGTTTATCATGCCTCCGGGGGCCTTTATTGCCCTGGGTTTTATTATCGCCGCAGTGAACGCTGTGAAAAATCTGCCCCGACGGGCAGGGTCCGGCAGCCCGAAGGCTGGCGAATCCAAACCGGCGGATGAAACCAAAGGCACAGCCGATCCTGCTTCTGCCGGCCAACCCGCCTCCGCCGGCGGGAATGCATCCTAA
- a CDS encoding inositol monophosphatase family protein, whose protein sequence is MAWKPEMIAEVLHECGRLALDIQQSAKRRIKADNTIVTEADTRIEALIRQRLEEKDANNSPDSQGELFFIGEETSSEHGETYHRQALQGRCYVTDPVDGTVLYSNGLPGWGISLGYMEKGRLAEGAILYPFSGELLLSSGDTVLYGRSGKNRFPEFHQLRELKAPDPRASSPVLTVSQTIVKHGRYDGPLSVLSTGSCVSSMRNLALGGSVGYLTRTRLWDLAAGFPILHKLGLKAFTQDGHEFPLEISDEFWNIPPVERRHHWRMKQHVLFCSHEQVFRDVMAHSRIP, encoded by the coding sequence ATGGCGTGGAAGCCTGAAATGATCGCGGAAGTTCTCCATGAGTGCGGCCGGCTTGCCCTGGATATCCAGCAGTCCGCCAAGCGGAGAATCAAAGCGGATAATACCATCGTTACAGAAGCGGATACCCGCATTGAGGCCTTGATCCGACAGCGCCTGGAGGAGAAGGATGCGAACAATTCCCCGGATTCTCAGGGTGAGTTATTTTTTATCGGTGAAGAAACTTCTTCCGAACACGGCGAAACCTACCACCGCCAGGCTCTGCAGGGCCGCTGCTATGTTACCGATCCCGTGGACGGAACAGTCCTGTATTCCAACGGTCTGCCCGGCTGGGGAATTTCCCTGGGCTATATGGAGAAGGGGAGGCTGGCTGAGGGAGCAATTCTCTATCCGTTCTCCGGAGAACTGCTGTTAAGCAGCGGGGATACCGTGCTGTACGGCAGAAGCGGGAAAAACCGTTTCCCGGAGTTTCATCAGCTCCGGGAATTGAAGGCCCCGGACCCCAGGGCATCCAGCCCGGTATTGACGGTGAGCCAGACCATCGTGAAACACGGACGCTATGACGGGCCTCTTTCGGTTCTCTCCACAGGATCCTGCGTTTCCAGTATGCGCAATCTGGCTTTGGGTGGAAGCGTGGGATACCTGACCCGGACCCGTTTATGGGATCTGGCGGCGGGGTTTCCCATTCTGCATAAGCTGGGGCTGAAGGCGTTCACCCAGGACGGTCATGAATTTCCCCTGGAAATCAGCGATGAATTCTGGAACATTCCCCCGGTTGAGCGGAGGCATCATTGGAGAATGAAGCAACATGTGCTGTTTTGTTCCCATGAGCAGGTGTTCCGGGACGTGATGGCCCACAGCAGGATTCCGTGA
- the rsxA gene encoding electron transport complex subunit RsxA, giving the protein MELFSLFITAALVNNIVLVQFLGICPFLGVSSRISTALGMGAAVMFVMTLASIVTFLIQNLILVPLEITFLQTVAFILVIAALVQMVELIIKKVSPVLYQALGVFLPLITTNCAILGVALLVVRNNYNLGEGIVFAAASSIGFTLALFIFAGIRERLEFADLPKAMKGAPVSLVTAGLLALAFMGFAGIG; this is encoded by the coding sequence ATGGAATTATTCAGTCTTTTTATCACCGCAGCGCTGGTGAACAATATTGTACTGGTTCAGTTTCTGGGAATCTGTCCCTTTCTGGGTGTGAGTTCCCGAATCTCCACCGCCCTGGGAATGGGGGCGGCGGTGATGTTCGTCATGACCCTGGCCAGCATCGTAACCTTTCTGATTCAGAACCTCATTCTCGTCCCCCTGGAGATCACCTTTCTTCAGACGGTGGCCTTCATTCTGGTAATTGCCGCTCTGGTGCAGATGGTTGAGCTGATCATCAAGAAGGTGAGTCCTGTGCTGTACCAGGCCCTGGGGGTGTTCCTTCCCCTGATTACCACCAACTGTGCGATCCTGGGGGTGGCTCTTCTGGTGGTGCGGAACAACTATAATCTGGGGGAGGGAATTGTATTTGCCGCCGCCAGCTCCATCGGCTTTACCCTGGCCCTCTTCATTTTTGCGGGGATCAGGGAGCGTCTGGAGTTTGCGGACCTGCCCAAGGCCATGAAGGGCGCACCGGTTTCCCTGGTGACTGCCGGACTTCTGGCTCTGGCCTTTATGGGGTTTGCGGGCATCGGCTGA